One region of Malania oleifera isolate guangnan ecotype guangnan chromosome 6, ASM2987363v1, whole genome shotgun sequence genomic DNA includes:
- the LOC131157249 gene encoding beta-glucuronosyltransferase GlcAT14B-like has protein sequence MLLGMENKSPQKKKKWSLLLVFSMLFSSFLIFISLFTSYSSSSSPFSPKPRKNQKPLFVESKLHIASTATNPIPRIAYLISGSSGDGESLKRTLRALYHPLNQYAVHLDLEASPAERLDLANFVRNEPLFVKLGNVRVVTRSNLVTYRGPTMVTNTLHAAAILLKEGGQWDWFINLSASDYPLVTQDDLLHALSAIPRDLNFIEHTSDIGWKEFQRARPVIIDPALYTVQKQDVFWVSEKRSVPTAYKLFTGSAWMMLSRPFVEYFLLGWDNLPRIVLMYYANFLSSPEGYFHTVICNAEGFQNTTVNHDLHFISWDNPPKQHPHFLTVDDYQRMVQSNTPFARKFGKNEPVLDKIDSELLGRSADGFVPGGWFDKEGSSNSTIPQHVIANATTLKPGPGAERIKHLITSLLSAEDFHAKQCT, from the exons ATGCTTCTCGGCATGGAAAATAAGTCCCCGCAGAAGAAGAAAAAATGGTCGCTTTTACTGGTCTTCTCGATGCTCTTTTCCTCCTTTTTAATATTCATCTCACTGTTCACTTCCTACAGTTCCTCTTCCTCCCCATTTTCGCCAAAACCCAGAAAGAATCAAAAGCCATTGTTTGTGGAATCGAAGCTCCACATAGCTTCAACGGCTACGAACCCAATACCCAGAATCGCGTACTTGATATCGGGATCGTCCGGCGACGGAGAGAGCTTGAAGAGGACTCTCCGGGCTCTGTACCATCCCTTGAACCAGTACGCCGTGCATCTGGACCTCGAGGCCTCGCCGGCCGAGAGACTCGATTTGGCGAACTTCGTGAGGAACGAACCGTTGTTTGTCAAATTGGGAAATGTTAGGGTTGTGACGAGGTCTAATTTGGTCACTTACCGAGGTCCTACCATGGTCACTAACACCCTTCACGCGGCGGCGATTTTGTTGAAGGAGGGCGGTCAGTGGGATTGGTTTATTAATTTGAGTGCCTCAGATTACCCTCTGGTGACCCAAGATG ATTTACTTCATGCATTGTCAGCAATTCCTAGAGACCTCAATTTTATTGAGCATACTAGTGATATTGGTTGGAAAGA GTTTCAGAGAGCCAGACCTGTAATTATTGATCCCGCACTGTATACCGTGCAAAAACAAGATGTGTTTTGGGTTTCAGAGAAAAGGAGCGTGCCCACAGCATATAAGCTGTTTACAG GCTCCGCATGGATGATGCTCTCTCGTCCCTTCGTGGAGTACTTTTTGTTGGGGTGGGACAACCTTCCAAGAATAGTCCTTATGTATTATGCCAACTTTCTTTCTTCACCAGAAGGATACTTCCACACTGTCATCTGCAATGCTGAGGGGTTCCAAAACACAACTGTGAACCATGATCTCCACTTCATATCTTGGGACAACCCTCCAAAACAACATCCACATTTCCTCACTGTTGACGACTACCAGAGAATGGTACAAAGCAATACTCCCTTTGCAAGGAAGTTTGGAAAAAATGAACCAGTTCTTGACAAGATAGATTCTGAGCTTTTGGGCCGCAGTGCTGATGGGTTTGTGCCTGGTGGATGGTTTGATAAGGAGGGATCCTCAAATTCGACCATCCCACAACATGTCATTGCAAATGCAACTACTCTCAAGCCTGGTCCTGGCGCTGAAAGGATCAAACACCTTATCACCAGTTTGTTATCAGCGGAAGATTTTCATGcaaagcagtgcacctga
- the LOC131157250 gene encoding pentatricopeptide repeat-containing protein At5g66520-like, with translation MSKPLISLAQKCKTLNQLKQIHAHLLKSQLPENPFAIGPLLSVAAISNNASFFPYARFVFEHLLHRNIFMYNTMIRGYVQTHSSIPAVLCYLDMLRYGLTANNYTFPPLIKACSILVPDSMQIGRLVHAHVVKFGFQDDPFVVSALIEYYSLILDMETARMAFDKTSKRDVVLWTTMVDGYGKMGDVENARNLFEQMPERNVISWSAMMAAHSRVSDFKEVLFLFRRMQEAGTRPNESILVSVLTACAHLGALMQGLWVHSYVKRHSLESNPILATALTDMYSKCGCVGTALSVFEAISNKDAAAWNAIISGVSMGGDAMTSLELFRRMTINGTQPTDTTFVAVLSACTHVRLVKEGLKLFEQMGCLYRVEPQPEHYACVVDLLARAGMLEEAEKFIEEKMGGLGQGDANAWGALLGACRTYRNVEIGNRVWKKLANLRVADCGTHVLTYNMYREAGWEMEAKSVRRIISEARMNKKPGCSVIEVDGMVEEFLAGDFSHPQASEICNILDSLFNVVNLEDCFELKRDLVQLV, from the coding sequence ATGTCAAAACCCCTTATTTCCCTCGCACAAAAATGCAAAACCTTAAACCAACTGAAGCAAATCCATGCCCATCTCCTCAAATCCCAATTGCCCGAGAACCCGTTTGCCATCGGACCGCTTCTCTCCGTCGCCGCAATATCCAACAACGCCTCTTTCTTCCCTTACGCCCGCTTCGTTTTCGAGCATCTTCTTCACCGCAACATCTTCATGTACAACACCATGATCAGAGGGTATGTTCAAACTCACTCATCGATTCCTGCTGTCTTATGCTATTTAGACATGTTAAGATATGGGCTTACGGCAAATAACTATACTTTTCCTCCATTAATTAAAGCTTGTTCGATTCTCGTGCCTGATTCGATGCAAATCGGTCGTTTAGTTCATGCCCATGTTGTTAAGTTTGGGTTTCAAGACGACCCTTTTGTTGTTAGTGCACTGATTGAGTATTACTCGCTTATTCTTGACATGGAAACTGCACGGATGGCGTTTGATAAAACTTCTAAGAGGGATGTGGTTTTATGGACGACGATGGTTGATGGGTATGGGAAGATGGGGGATGTTGAGAATGCGAGAAATTTGTTTGAACAAATGCCTGAGAGAAACGTGATTTCTTGGAGTGCAATGATGGCGGCTCACTCGAGGGTGAGTGACTTCAAAGAGGTGCTTTTTCTATTTAGAAGGATGCAGGAAGCTGGCACAAGACCAAATGAGTCTATATTGGTGAGTGTTTTGACTGCTTGTGCTCATCTAGGGGCACTTATGCAAGGGTTATGGGTTCACTCCTATGTCAAGCGACACAGTCTTGAGTCAAATCCAATATTGGCCACTGCTTTGACTGACATGTACTCGAAATGTGGTTGTGTGGGAACGGCATTATCGGTTTTTGAGGCTATTTCTAATAAGGATGCCGCAGCATGGAATGCTATCATATCTGGGGTTTCCATGGGTGGAGATGCAATGACATCTCTTGAGCTATTTCGCAGAATGACTATAAATGGGACTCAACCTACTGATACCACATTTGTGGCTGTCCTCAGTGCTTGCACGCATGTAAGGTTAGTGAAAGAAGGCCTCAAATTGTTTGAACAAATGGGTTGTCTTTATAGGGTTGAACCTCAACCTGAGCATTATGCATGTGTTGTTGACTTGTTGGCTAGAGCAGGCATGTTAGAGGAAGCTGAAAAGTTTATTGAGGAGAAAATGGGAGGGCTTGGACAAGGAGATGCTAATGCATGGGGAGCTCTATTAGGTGCTTGTAGAACTTATAGAAATGTTGAAATTGGGAACAGAGTTTGGAAAAAGCTAGCTAACTTGAGAGTAGCTGATTGTGGCACTCATGTGCTGACATATAATATGTATAGGGAAGCTGGATGGGAAATGGAGGCAAAGAGCGTACGAAGAATTATCTCAGAAGCCAGAATGAACAAGAAACCCGGTTGTAGTGTAATAGAAGTGGATGGCATGGTTGAAGAGTTCCTAGCTGGTGACTTTTCTCATCCACAGGCAAGCGAAATATGTAATATTCTTGATTCTTTATTTAATGTTGTAAATTTGGAGGATTGTTTTGAACTTAAAAGGGATTTGGTGCAACTTGTGTGA